TGGGTAGCAGAGAAAAGCATTGTCTGTCGGTCCTCCTTAGGGAGAATCTTGATAATCTGTCGCATTTCATCCTCGAAACCAATTTCAAGAATTCGATCCGCCTCATCAATAACAAGGGACTTCAGGTTCTTGAAAACGAAAGGTGTGTTTTGCAGATGGTCGAGCAGACGTCCAGGGGTGGCAATAAGCAGGTTCACACCCTTGGCGAGCTTGTCGGCCTCAGCGCGACGGTTTGCGCCTCCAATGACAATACCATAAGTTTGTGAGTGGTGAGCCATGAGTTCACGGGCAACACCAAAGATCTGGAGAGCCAGCTCACGAGTTGGGGAAACAACAATGACACCAGTACCATTGCGAGGTTTGAATCGCAGAGAGCTCAACATCTCAATGACAGGAATAAGGAAGGCTAGAGTCTTTCCAGAACCAGTCTTGGCAGCACCAAGAACATCACGACCAGCCAGCGAGGGAGGAATACCTCTCCTCTGGATCTCAGTCATCTTGGTAAACTTCATCTCATTGATGGCCTTCATGGTCTTCTCGGAAAGATTCAGCTCCGCGAAGGATTGCGACTCAGCCCCAGCAACTGGAGGTAATGTGAGCTTTCCCCCATCGGGTAGATTTGTGTTGTCCTCGGCCTTGTCCTCggtatcctcctcttcattttCGTCTCCGGACGTGGAgtcttcagcatcctcatcggCCTCGTCGCTCTTGTCTCCGCCCTCCTTCagagcctcctcctcgttgGAAGAATCGTTTTCGGGCTCTTCGCGGGGCTCGGGTTCGGCGCGCTTGACTTTCTTTGATTTCTTCTCGGGAACGGTAacagacttcttctcctttgaaGCCTTGACGCCATTGGCGTCCTTGAACTTGCGTTTCTTGCTGCCGGCGAAATCCATCTTGTTTTGCGCGTATGGTTGATATTCTGTACAACCGATCGTCTCGCAGCAACTGAATCGAGAACTTTTTTTCAGCGataagaaaagtcttggaGCGATAAGCGGTGATTTGTTTTTCCGACCATTCCACCGGACAAGTACACAGGTGCAGTAACCCCCGCTGTGGATTCAGCGGCAAATGTTGTTGCAAGCTTGCCTTTCTAGGACTAGTTCGAGGTCTGATGACTTCGATTTGTACAATTGGGTCACGATGAAAACTGAATTGATCGAGGTACAGGTGCACAGAGTAAGATCATATATAAGTTTGCAAGTTGCGTCTCGAGCCCTAATCAGGAAAGCTTGTATACCTGATGCCTGGCGAATACAGTTCAAGCCCTACTGTAAAAGGGTTTTGAGGGCTGGGCTGCGCACCGAATCGAGGATACAGACAGTCAATGTAGATGGGGTAGCAGAAAATTACTGCACGCCAAGAGCAGGCGACACAAATACAGAACAAAACCCCGTGCAAAAAAGTCCATGAAGTGTAGGCTCAATATCCGCTCAGTCTTGTCTGCACCCTAAAGAGCAGTGGAGGAATGTCACTTAAGTTCCCAACGAGGTTTAGCCTCAAGTCACGCTACACTGCAGGTACTAGAGTCTAGGTACTGTACGTAAGGTACTTTACTTAGTGGAGGTCCGAACCTTCGCGCTTGGGTCATCCACTCTTGTATGAACCTGATTCTTCCAAATCAGATTCctttctccctcttcatctcatctgCGCTCTCGAGACATCGCTCCTATCGCTTCCCGCGACACTATTAACTACACCCACTGCGATCGCATAAGCTTTGATACGCGACCCGAGACATATATTGGCGATCTGTCAATATCCCGAAGCCTTTGTATTCGGTCATCGCAACAAGACTCGATCTCATCCTGACTTCAGATTGTGACCGGCGTATCCGTCAAGTCGTTGCGGTACCGACCTTCGAAACTCGTCGCATTTGTTCGTCGCAATTAGGAATCATCACTCATAAGACAGTTCAATCCCTACTTACTCATAATTTCATCGAGCTATTCGCTATTCTCCGGTTCATCCCCACGACCAAAACTAGCTCCTTGCTCGTGCTGGCTCCTGTTCAGCTCCACTAGCAGCAGAGCACAATGGCGAATCCTCAACCTGACATCCAGAGTATCCTGGCTGCACTCGGTATGTCAGAACAACTCATTTTGCATAATCTGCGCTTACTGACTTGTTCACGCAGCGTCGCAGCGGCCGACAGGGACCCCAACCCAGACACCACCCGGCGCTCCCAACCAGGCATACCCTCCCCCGCCTGCGTCAGCGCAACCTGCGGCCACATACCAGCCGCCCCCTCCAAACTCCAGGAGCTATGTTGCACCTGGCTTCAATGGCCTCCCCGCGCCATCATCCAGCGGAAACCTCGACCTGAGCTCGATTCGACCTGTTAACTCGGGAACTTTGAGTATTGCTGATGCGATTGCTCAGGCCAAGGCCTATGCGGCCGAAAAGGGCGTGACATCCTACGATCGACCCCTTGTCTATGCCTCCGAATCACGAGGACCTGATCGAGGATACAACCGCTCAAGGTCACGATCACCCGTTCGCGATGAGTTCCGTGATGGTGTGAATCCCTACAGAGATGAGCGACGTGGCGGCGACAGAGGTTCGCATGGTCGGGGCTATGGTCGAGATCGTTCTTATTCGCCAGGCCCTCGTGGTAGGAATTTCTCCCCTCGGGGAAACAATGGACGCGAGAGGTCTCCCCTGAGAGGAGGTGATGACAACTCGGAGACTATTGAGATCGATTCAAGCCTTGTAggcctcatcatcggcagACAAGGAGAGAATCTTAGACGCATAGAGTCTGAATCCAACTGCCGAGTCCAGTTTCTGGCCGCCACTGACGGTGGTCCGCATAGGCTATGCAAGATCTCTGGGCCCCGGCACCGTCGTGCTGAAGTGAAGGATGCCATTAACCGTATTATTGACGATAGCGGAATGGGCGCCCTCAACCGCCCCGAAAAGCCTCGTGACCCCAACAAGGGCGGCGCAGCGGCTCTACGC
This genomic stretch from Fusarium fujikuroi IMI 58289 draft genome, chromosome FFUJ_chr09 harbors:
- a CDS encoding probable ATP-dependent Helicase, which encodes MDFAGSKKRKFKDANGVKASKEKKSVTVPEKKSKKVKRAEPEPREEPENDSSNEEEALKEGGDKSDEADEDAEDSTSGDENEEEDTEDKAEDNTNLPDGGKLTLPPVAGAESQSFAELNLSEKTMKAINEMKFTKMTEIQRRGIPPSLAGRDVLGAAKTGSGKTLAFLIPVIEMLSSLRFKPRNGTGVIVVSPTRELALQIFGVARELMAHHSQTYGIVIGGANRRAEADKLAKGVNLLIATPGRLLDHLQNTPFVFKNLKSLVIDEADRILEIGFEDEMRQIIKILPKEDRQTMLFSATQTTKVEDLARISLRPGPLYINVDEEKQYSTVEGLEQGYVICDAEKRFNLLFSFLKRNLKKKIIVFFSSCACVKYHAELLNYIDIPVLDLHGKQKQQKRTNTFFEFCNAKQGTLICTDVAARGLDIPSVDWIVQFDPPDDPRDYIHRVGRTARGSNTKGRSLLILQPNEVGFLSHLKAARVPVVEYDFPKIINIQSQLEKLISSNYYLNKSAKDGYRSYLHAYASHSLRSVFDINKLDLAKVAKSFGFTVPPRVDITLGASMSRDKKHQGRRAYGSQPRQGQGNKFTR
- a CDS encoding related to P element somatic inhibitor, with translation MANPQPDIQSILAALASQRPTGTPTQTPPGAPNQAYPPPPASAQPAATYQPPPPNSRSYVAPGFNGLPAPSSSGNLDLSSIRPVNSGTLSIADAIAQAKAYAAEKGVTSYDRPLVYASESRGPDRGYNRSRSRSPVRDEFRDGVNPYRDERRGGDRGSHGRGYGRDRSYSPGPRGRNFSPRGNNGRERSPLRGGDDNSETIEIDSSLVGLIIGRQGENLRRIESESNCRVQFLAATDGGPHRLCKISGPRHRRAEVKDAINRIIDDSGMGALNRPEKPRDPNKGGAAALREGEDHMQIMVPDRTVGLIIGRGGETIRDLQERSGCHINIVGESKSVNGLRPVNLIGTREAAARAKDFIMEIVDSDSRGDAPPPVKRLGGGGAAPGSRHDGSQRDAGGSGGPDKINDAVYVPSDAVGMIIGKGGETIREMQNTTGCKINVAQSSGPGETQREIALIGSRDSIARAKLAIDEKVDAVRQKGSGPRGGSGGGGRGHQDHDRPSYSQAQGSSAPTNQPPQPAPADGSDPYAQYGGYQNYLALWYQSLMYQQQQGGQGAPPSGAPAPGA